CGGTTCGCCGGTCGAGCGCGTCGGCCCGCCGTCCCCCAGACGTGTTGTATGGCATCGAGTGTCACATTGCTGCAACTCGAAAAAAGCCTTCCGGTGGCGTCGGCCATCAGCCCCGGCCGACGGGCAGGTGCGACCGGCTTACTCGTCTGCCTGCCGGCGTTCGACGACGACGAGGTCCTTTCGGGAGTGGACGAGGTCGCCGTCCTCGTTCGTCGCCTCGAGTGCGAACGTCACGAGCCCCCGCTCGTCGTTCCAGCGGTCTTTCTCGGCGACCGAGACGCCGACCGTCAGGCGATCGCCGGGACCGACGGGCTCGTGCCAGCGGAGGTCGTCGACCCCCATCGCGGCGACGATGGCGACCTCGTGGAGCACCGACTCCGCGAGGGGGCGCATACACATCGCCGCCGTGTGCCAGCCGCTCGCGATCAGCCCGTCGAAGTTCCGCCTCGCCGCCTCACTGTCGACGTGAAACGGCTGGGGGTCGTACCGCCGAGCGAACTCGAGGATCTCCTCTTCCGTGACCTCGACGGTGCCCGGCTCCCACGACCGGCCGACCTCGAGGTCCTCGAAGTACTGCAGCTCGGACATGATCACTCGTAGAGCCGATTTGCGACGACGAGCCGGTTGATCTCGTTGGTCCCGTCGTAGATCTGGGTACCCTTCGCCTCGCGCATGTAGCGCTCGAGGGGGTAGTCCTCGGAGTACCCCCGCGCACCGTGGACCTGGACCGCCTCGGTGGCGATCTCCATCGCGGCGTCGGTGGCGAACGTCTTCGCCATCGCCGCCTCCTGTGTGATCCGCTCGCCCCGATCCCGGCCGTCGGCCGCCGAGAGGGTCAACAGGCGGGCTGCCTCGGTTCGAGCGGCCATGTCCGCGAGTTTGAAGCCGACCCCCTGGAACTCCCGGATCGGCTTGCCGAACTGCTCGCGCTCGCCGGCGAACTCGCGGCTGGCCTCGAAGGCCCCCTGGGCGATGCCGACGCCCTGGGCGGCGGTGCCGAGTCGACCGATGTCGAGGCCCTCCATGATGTACCGGAACCCCCGTCCCTCCTCGCCGACCAGGTTCTCGGCGGGCACTCGGAGGCCGTCGAACCGCAACTCGCTCTCGACGGCGGTGTCGCCCTCCATGCAGGGAATGTTCCGGACGACCGCGAACCCCTCACGCTCGCGGGGGTTCGGGACGCCGATGAGGCTGATTCCCTCGTGGCCCTCCCCGCCGGTTCTGGCGACCACGAGCAGGAAGTCGGCGACTGCGCCGTGGGTCGTCCAGATCTTGTGGCCGTCGATCACCCACTCGCCGCCCTCGTTTTTAGCTGTGGTCTCGAGGTTCGCGGCGTCGCTACCGGCTTCTGGCTCGGTGAGCGCGAACGCCGGAATCCACTCCCCGCGGCAGATCCGCGC
Above is a genomic segment from Natrononativus amylolyticus containing:
- a CDS encoding acyl-CoA dehydrogenase family protein yields the protein MTERFELEERHEAHREEVREFCEGTIESEIDRYEREGEFPVDLVRLIGEAGFTGVPFPEDVDGGGADYRSFAITVEELARTWKLTAGAVNIACGLVGYPIYEFGTDRQREAWLARICRGEWIPAFALTEPEAGSDAANLETTAKNEGGEWVIDGHKIWTTHGAVADFLLVVARTGGEGHEGISLIGVPNPREREGFAVVRNIPCMEGDTAVESELRFDGLRVPAENLVGEEGRGFRYIMEGLDIGRLGTAAQGVGIAQGAFEASREFAGEREQFGKPIREFQGVGFKLADMAARTEAARLLTLSAADGRDRGERITQEAAMAKTFATDAAMEIATEAVQVHGARGYSEDYPLERYMREAKGTQIYDGTNEINRLVVANRLYE
- a CDS encoding MaoC/PaaZ C-terminal domain-containing protein, which codes for MSELQYFEDLEVGRSWEPGTVEVTEEEILEFARRYDPQPFHVDSEAARRNFDGLIASGWHTAAMCMRPLAESVLHEVAIVAAMGVDDLRWHEPVGPGDRLTVGVSVAEKDRWNDERGLVTFALEATNEDGDLVHSRKDLVVVERRQADE